TTTCGACCATCGGTTCGCAATACAACTTTAACCAACTGATGCCGTGGATTGATAACGATGAACCGGGACACGGTGCCAGTTATCAGAACCGTACAGCAATGTTGCCGTTAGGTAATAATTTCGATCATGTGTACAGTCATGGAGTTGCCATTCAGCAAGCAGGCTACAACGTTGTTTCCTGCAGCCGGAAAGCATTGGAAAACGGAACTGTTTCCCTCACGGGATATCCAATGGTTGACGTGATTTTTGGTGAAGAGAAAACCACCGAAAAGCCGGGTGGCGTTGAGAAATACACCCTTTTCACACCCGAAATGCAGAAAGCGCTGACCGACTATTGCAGTTCGCCGTCGGCCCGGCTGTTCATTAGTGGTGCATACGTAGGCAGCGACACGTTTATGCCGGGACCACGAAGGGTCAGTGATGAGGAAAAGAGTTTCGTCCGAAATGTCCTCGGTTACTTTGGACGCACCGATCATGCTACCGCTTCGCCGCTGGTGAAAGCCACTACGGGCAGCCCGCTTCCGGTATTCAACGGCAAGTTTGGATTCAACATGGAATACTGTCCGGATATGTACCGGGTGGAGTCGCCCGACGCCATTGAGCCGGCCGATAGCACCGGAACAACTATCCTTCGCTATGTTGCCAACAACAAAAGTGCGGCGGTAGCCTGTGATAAAGGTTATCGGGTAGTGACGCTGGGCTTCCCGTTTGAAACGATTACGACTCCGGAGCAACGTGCTGCGGTGATGAAAGAGATACTTGGTTATTTACGGAAGAAATAATTAGATGTGATGAATAAAATCTGGTATATCCTTTTACTGGCCTTTCTGGCCGCCTGTTCGTCTCCTGCTGAACAGGAGAATGTGCAAAAAGTAATTTCCTCTGTGCAGGAAAAATATGCGCCCGATCACCGGGAGGCACTTTTTCAGGTGACTTCCGAGAAGCGTGGAGACGAGGTCATTTTAAAAGGGGAAACGAATTTGCCCGATGCGAAATTCGAATTGATGAACACGCTCGGTGATAACGGCGTGAAAACGGTCGATTCCATCGAGGTGCTTCCGCAAAAGCAGTTAGGCGACCGCAATTGGGCGCTGGTCAATCTGTCGGTGGCGAATATTCGCAGTAACCCGAGACACTCGGCGGAATTAGCCACACAGGCGCTTTTAGGAACGCCGGTCAGGGTACTGAAAAAACACCATGGATGGTATTACATTCAAACGCCTGATAATTATCTCGGATGGGTCGACAGCTGGGGCATTCATCGTGAAAACGAAGCGGGGATGAACCAGTGGCGAAATGCCAAACGAGTAATCTTTACCGCTGATTATGGTTTGATTCGCACCCAACCCGATGCAACCAGTCAGCCGGTTTCGGATGTGGTAATGGGCTGTATTTTGGAACAAACGGCAACAAACGGCAAGTATGCAGAGGTGAGTTTCCCGGATGGAAGAAAAGGATATCTGCCGCAGTCCGAATTAAGAAATTTCACCGAATGGGAAAACAATGTGAAACCTGACCGGGCCGCGATTTGCAAGCTGGCACACCTGTTTGTCGGGCGTCCGTACCTGTGGGGAGGAACTTCACCGAAAGCGATGGATTGCAGTGGATTTGTGAAGACCGTCTACTTTAATTTTGGTATCATTCTGGCACGCGACGCTTCGCTAATGGTTAGGCATGGCAAACCAGTTACTTTGAAAAATGCCAAGCCGGGAGACCTGCTTTTCTTCGGATACCACGGGAAAAACGGACCGCGCGTTACTCATACCGGATTGTATCTGGGTGAAATGAATATCGAGCATTCTGCCGGCCGGGTACGGCTTAGCAGTCTCGATAGCACCAAAAGCAATTACTTCACATACGCTCCCGGTTACATGGTCGGCATGCGCGATGTGATTGATTCCATTGATACCAAAGGGATTGTTTCAGTAAAAAACCATCCCTGGTATTAATCGTTCAAACCAACTAACAAAAAAACGTCTAATGCAAACGAACCGTCGTAACTTTTTAAAGGCGGGATTGCTGACCGGAGCTGGCGTAGCAGCTGCTCCCGTTTTGCAGTCGTGCCGGTCAACTGAAAAGAGAAATAACATGAAGCCTGGTGATCGACTTGAATTTAGTTTTCAACCATACGAATTGCAGCTGAAACACGTATTTACGCTGGCTTCTTCGTCGCGGACCACTACCCCGGTGATGCTGACGAAAATCCGGTTTGGTGATTACGTGGGCTATGGCGAAGCATCGATGCCGCCGTACCTGGGCGAATCGCACGAAACGGCTGCTGCCTTCTATCGCAAATTAAATCTGACGCAGTTCAACGACCCCATGCGGATGGAGGAGATCATCGATTATGTCGATAACATCGCTCCCGGAAACCATGCGGCCAAATGTTCCATCGATATCGCCTTGCACGATCTGGTGGGGAAAATGCTGGATGAGCCATGGTACCGCCTGTGGGGATTTTCGAAGGAGAAAGCGCCGTCTACCTCTTTCACCATCGGTATTGATACACCGGAAGTTGTGAAGGAAAAAACCCGTGAGGCAGCTGGCTTCAATATCCTGAAGATAAAACTGGGGCGCGGAACCGATCGCGAAATCATCAAAGCGGTGCGTTCGGTCACCGATGTGCCGGTTTGCGTTGATGTGAACCAGGGATGGGAAGACAAGCAGGAAGCGCTCGATATGGTCCATTTCCTGAATGAGAACGGCTGCGTGTTTGTCGAGCAGCCCATGCCAAAGGATCAGCCGGACGATGTGGCCTGGTTAACGGAAAACAGCCCGTTGCCGATCATGGCTGACGAGGCGGTTCAGGATCTGGCTGACATGAAAAAAATATACGGCGTCTATTCCGGCGTGAACATCAAGCTGGAGAAATGCGGCGGTTTGCGTCATGCACACATGATGATGAACACAGCCCGCACCCTCGATATGAAGGTGATGATTGGCTGTATGACGGCTACTTCGTGTGCCGTGACGGCGGGTGCACAGCTTTCGCCGTTTGTCGATTGGGCCGACCTGGACGGTAACCTGCTCATCAAAAACGATGTGTTCGAAGGCCTGAAAGTGGAAAAAGGGAAAATCGTTCTGCCTGACGCGCCGGGTATTGGCATTCAAAAAGTCTCTGATATCGATATTTAGGATTGTATAAGCCGGGAGTATGATGCATCAATTTTAATAGCGCATCTAAACTACTAAAGGAGAACCTGTTGAGAATGGATGCTAATTTAAGTCCCGTTTAGGGGATTTAGGGGTGACAAATTTTTCTGACATCGAGATATAAGATCTTTTTTTGGGGTTAATTGAGAGGGCGCGGGGTAGTTTTGAGCATTACCTTGCGCCCGTTTTTTTATCTTTAAAAGGAATAAACAATAGTATTATGCAAAAACTTCTTTTCCTGTTGGTGTTGGCTGTGATAACTTCAGCCTGCCAGACACCTGTTCAAAAAAAAGTTGAAGTGAAGGATTTGAAACAAATGGTACACGAAGGGCATTTCAAAAAAGCATCGTCGTTGATTGATTCGTTGGTGAAGTCGGGTGCCCTGACAGGAAAAGATTCCGCGAAAGCGGTTTACCTGAAAGATTTGATGCATCGAATTAAATTGGATTTTTCGAAGAGCGAAAAGCAGGTGCGTGAGGAGTTGCATCGCTACTATCCCTCACTGACCGACAGCCAGATGAATGCCTGGGAGCAGACCGGTGCGTTAGAGATGCGCCTCATTGACGGGCAGAAGCGATTCTTCCGGAATGCCGTGCCCAACCTGTTTCGCATCGATTCTGCGGAAGCGAAAGTGAAGCTAAAAGTGGATGGCCCCGCTATCGATGCAACCCGCGAATTCTGCAAGGTGTATGACAAGAAAATAGTGGAGGCAGGAAAACCGCTGACCAAACATTTCGAGTTCACCTACACCATTACGGTCAAGCCGAATGAAGTTCCGTGCGGCCAGGTCGTTCGTTGCTGGCTGCCCTTCCCCCGCATTTCTGAACCGCGGCAGGATGATGTGAAGCTACTATCCACTTCACAGAAGGATTTTCAACTGGCTGTGAATAAAGACAACCTGCAACGTTCGCTCTACATGGAGCAGTTTGCCCGGCAGGATTCGCCGGTGGTTTTTAGCTACAAAGCATCATTTGACACGCACACACAGCTGGTTTCGCTCAATCCGGCGGAAGCCGAACCGTACGATACCACCACTGCACTTTACCGGAATTATACCGCCCAACGGCCACCGCAGATTATTTTCAGCGATGATATCCGGAAACTAACGAACCAAATTGTTGGTGAAGAAGCCAATCCTATCGTGAAAGCACGAAAAATATTCAACTGGATTGACAGCAATATTCCGTGGGCGAGTGCGCTCGAATATTCAACGTTCGATAACATTCCCGAGTATGTACTGAAATATCGTCACGGCGATTGTGGCATGCAGACGCTGTTGTTCATGACCATGGCCCGGTTTGCAGGGGTTCCGGCCAAATGGCAGAGTGGCTGGATGATCTACCCGGTGGAGCTGAACCTGCACGATTGGTGCGAAGTCTATTTCGAAGGAATCGGCTGGGTACCGGTTGACCCGTCTTTCGGTCGGTTGAACGTACCGCAGGAAGCAGTCCGGAATTTCTACTTCGGTGGTTACGATGGCTACCGGATGATTGTCAACGACGGTTTCAGTCAGCCTTTCACTCCGGCCAAAGAATTTCCCCGCAGCGAACCCATCGATTTTCAGCGCGGCGAAGTGGAATGGAGCGGCGGCAATTTATACTTCGATCAGTGGAACTATCATATGGATATCAAAGAGGTGAAGTAGTGAGAAGGTGAGAAACGGAGAATGGGAGAAGTGAAAACCGAAGAGTGTAGCACTCCCACCTGACAGCGTCGGAAGACCTGTCAGCGTGTAGAAATGAAACCCTGTCTGTGGTTTCAAACCCCGACAGTGGTTGGGCAGAGGTCATTATCCCTAAGCGATGATATGTTCATTACTCCGGCGAAAACCGACTCAGGCCGAAGGTCTGAAATCCCAAAGCCCGGGGCAACGCCCCGGAGGAAAGAAAAGTAATGCGGATAGAAGCCTGAAGGGCTTCAACCAATTGAACTGGATATTGGAAAAGATGTACCAGCCCTGCAGGCTGGTTGTTTATATCATACGCTTGTGTCTTGGGGCGTTGCCCCAAGTTCTGGAATTGGAGCCTTTCAGGCTCTATTTAGAGAAATTGAATTGCCGCTGACTTTAGTCGGGGGAGTAAGAATCGCGGACCTTTTTCCGGCTTTAGCCGAATATGACAGAAGCCGGAAAGACTCCTCCGGAATGAGAAACCACTGTAGGGGTTTTTAACTACCGACAGGGTTCGGGAGCGTCGAAGGAAACCAATGGAAAGCCGGCCACCGCGCCCGGGTTCCTCCCCGGATGGGGAGGTTAGGTGGGGCGAATCCGGGCACCGCCTGCTGAGTCTTTCCATATTGTAAGCAACCATTCACACCCAACAAACATTCGACCCCGGCCGGGGTCGCACATCGATTTCCTGTTCCGTTTTTTAATAACCTATCATCCCATCCGGGATGAGACAAATCCCCATCCATGCCCCCAAAATGTCCGAACTAGTATGTTATACAACTACCGGAATACGCGGGGTTCAGCGAAACTAAACCCATATCAGTCTTGTTTAAAAGGGCACCAATAAAACGAAAGCAATAAACGAACAGGACGAAGAGGCTGTCCAGGAATTTGAAATAAAAAAGTGCTGACACTCAAATTGAAAGCAATCTTGGATTCACCCCTCCCTCCGATGCATCGGAGCTTCCCTAAAGGGGCGGCTTAAAGTCCCCTTCAGGGTTCCGAGACTTCGGAATAGGGGTAAATAACTTAAACTGGACTTACAATTTGACAGTTCTAAAAGGTTCTTTAGACTCTTAGACGGCTCCTTCCTTTAAATTCAAACTGAATGGGAAATAAGAAATTTGATCCGGCTACCCGGATTCAGCGGCTGGAGAATTTTGGTGAGTATGGCGGCGTCAATCCGTCGATTACCGACAGCAGCACGTTCACCTTTATGGATGCGCAAACCATGATTGACACCTTTCATGGCGAAACGGAAGGCTGCTTTTTGTATTCGCGCCACTGGAATCCCAGCAACAAAGCCCTATCGGATGCCATGGCGGCCATGGAAGGTACCGAAGGCGCCTGGGTAACCGGCTCGGGGATGAGCGCCATTACCACCGTTCTGCTGCAGTTGTGCAACGCCGGCGACCACATCGTGACCAGTGTAACCACGTACGGAGGAACCTACGCCTTCCTGAAAAACTACCTGCCCAAATTCAACATCGACGTTACGTTCGTGAATATTTCCGATTTGGAATCGGTGGAAGCGGCCATTCGTCCCAACACGAAATTGATTTACACCGAGAGTGTCACCAATCCCATGCTGCAGGTGTCCGACATTCCACGATTGAGCGAAATCACCCAAAAGCACGATATTCAATTGGTGGTCGACAATACGTTTGCACCGATGATTCTTTCGCCTTATTCGCTGGGAGCGGATATTGTTGTCTATTCGATGACCAAGTTCATCAACGGGAAAAACGACTGTGTGGCCGGAGCCATCTGTGCAAGTAACGACTTTATCATGGCCATTAGCGACGTGAATGATGGAACCGCCATGTTGCTGGGACCGGTGCTCGATCCGATGCGCTCTTCCAGTATCCTGAAGAACCTGCACACACTTCATGTGCGGATGATGCAACACAGCAAAAACGCCATGTACCTGGCCAAGCGGTTCCGGGAAATTGGTTTGAAGTTTAGCTATCCGGGCCTGCCGGAGCATCCCGACTATGAGCTGATGAACAGCATCCGGAATGAAGAGTTCGGCTACGGCGGTATGATTGCCATCGACATGGAAACGACCGGGCGGGCAGCTCGGTTGATGGAGTTGATGCAGAAAAGAGGCGTGGGTTACCATGCGGTGAGCCTGGGTTATTTCAAAACCCTGTTCAGCAATTCCGGCAGTTCCACCAGCAGCGAGGTGCCCGAAGAGGTACAGCATGCCATGGGTATGTCGCCCGGCCTGGTTCGTTTTTCGGTTGGCCTGGACCATGATATCGAAAGCACGTACAATTTGATTCACTCGTGCCTGAAGGATTTGAAATTTATATAGCGCTGGCTAAACACCCCGTCACTGGTTAAAAGCCCTGACGGTGGTGGTTGATTGGAGTCACGTCACGCTGACAGGTCTTCCGACGCTGTCAGGTGGGGCGTAGCCAAACGCCGAAACGTTGTTCAGAGCGCCGGCTTCTCGTAGGGCCACGATATATCGTGGCCCTACCGTACCGTCCGAATCATCATTTACCAATGAACCGTCCCGGAGGGACAACTTAATTCAGCCCAATGGCAACGCCTTGGGAAATAAAATCCAATAACACCGCACCATCGCCCTGAAAGGGCAGGTTATCATTATATCGAAACATCACCACCATTGCGGTCGAAACAATATCCCATTTTCAATCATCAACATCCCGCGACCGCAAAAACAAGGTCCACTCCATAACCCAAGGCGTTGCCATTGGGCTGAAATAAACTGGCCTTGCAGGCCGTTTTGACTACTCTGATAAACCACTGTCGGGGTTTACATCCACCGACAGGGTGCGGCAACGAAGGAAACCAATGAAAAGCCAGCCACCGCGCCCGAATCCCTCCCCGGATGGGGAGGTTAGGAGGGGCGAATTCCAACCACCGACAGGGTGCGGCAACGAAGGAAACCAATGAAAAGCCAGCCACCGCGCCCGAATCCCTCCCCGGATGGGGAGGTTAGGAGGGGCGAATTCCAACCACCGACAGGGTGCGGCAACGAAGGAAACCAATGAAAAGCCAGCCACCGCGCCCGAATCCCTCCCCGGATGGGGAGGTTAGGTGGGGCGAATTCCAACCACCGACAGGGTGCGGCAACGAAGAAAACCAATGAAAAGCCGGCCTCCGCGCCCGAATCCCTCCCCGGATGGGGAGGTTAGGTGGGGCGAATTTCAACCACCGACAGGGTGCGGCAACGAAGGAAACCAATGAAAAGCCGGCCTCCGCGCCCGAATCCCTCCCCGGATGGGGAGGTTAGGTGGGGCGAATTTCAACCACCGACAGGGTGCGGCAACGAAGGAAACCAATGGAAAACCAACCTCCGCGACCGAATTCCTCCCCGGATGGGGAGGTTAGGTGGGGCGAATTTCAACCACCGACAGGGTATGGGGCATCGAAGGAAACCAATGAAAAGCCGGCCACCGCGCCCGAATCCCTCCCCGGATGGGGAGGTTAGGTGGGGCGAATTTCAATTACCGACAGGGCGATATTGCACACACAAAAAATCCTGACAGGTTTCCAAAACCTGTCAGGATTCATCAACGCACCCTTTTTATATCAATTTTCGATTTCTTCTACCGTATCACTCTCTTTACTGGTCTGCCGGGCGCGGGCTGTGGCGTTCACTTCGTTAATCACCGTCACTATCTGGTTAAAGGCATCGCCGTAAGTAGCTGCGTCGAGCGTACTGCTTAGCTCCATGTAACCCACCAAATCGGTGAGGGCCGAAACCATATCCACCATGATTTCCAGGGCCGGCTCGTATTTCTGCTCATTCTCCGTCGATTCATCCAGCTTCTGTTTATCAACCTCCACGAAGTCGTCCTCAGCCGTTTTCAATGCCTCGTAGTAAGGCAGAAGAGCCAAATCCGTTAACGCGGTCTGCCGCTCCGGTTTGTCTAGCTCCGAGAACAGCGACGACAGCGAGGCCGTTTGGTCTTTGTAGCCGGCCGCATACGAGGTCGTTCCCACGCCCTCAAAAACACGGTAAAGCGACAGCGCCTTCTCTGCATTCTCCGGAATCAGTCCAACCGCCATTCCATGCAGGATGTCGCGCAGCGAGATGAAGCCTTGGTCGCGTCGCTGGTCCAGTTCGGCTTTCTTTTGCGTCAGGGCGCTGGCGCTGTTCCGTTTCTTATTGATGACCATCCGGTTATAGGCAGCCACCAGTTTATCACTTAGGACTTTCAGTCTGCTGTCCGTTTCCAGCAACGCTTTAATTATCCGAAGCAGGTTTTCCGATAAGTAAATCGTATTGTCAACGGTCAGCAGTGATTTTAAAATGTACTTTTTCATGATTATTGGTTTGATTGTGGAAAATAACTCACCGTTACAGGGTGAGGACGTTGGTACATCGGTTATGCCGGGGCACAATCGGGAGGAGTATATTGTTGTTTATATGCCAGGCCAGCCGGCTTGTGCGTTGAGTTTGTGCCTGGGTTGCGCCGTAATTGGAATCCCGATCTGAAAATTTTTGGGAAGCAATCCCGTTGAATTTTTTCGATCTGAAAACTTTGAGGGAGCCCTTCGGTTAAATTTTTTCGATCTAAAACGATTTTGAGAGCCCGCCCACCGTATTTTCCCGATCTAAAAATTTTGAGGGAGCAATCCGGTTGTCGTTTTTCGATAAAAAAACTGTGAGGGCGCATTTCCGTTGAATTTTTCCGATCTAAAATGATTTAGGGAGCGATCACGTTGCCATTTACCGCCCTCAACGGTTTTAGGAGCAATATTTACTCCGGAAGTCCTGCCCAAAAGTTTTCAGATTAGCGATCTACACCGGTTGTTCGCCCTCAAACGTTTCAGGAACGAGATCTGCTCCGGCCGGCCGCCCTAAAAGTCATTGGGGCCAATATCGGCGGCTGATAGCCTCCCTCAAAGCCATGGGGCCCGGAATTCAGCGCGGACCGGCCGACCGGACATCCCGGGGGACGTAAAGCGAGCTCCGGTTTCCGGCTCATTTTTCCGGGACGAGTAGTTCAATTCAGGTTTGGGTCATAACAGTTAGGATTTAAGGTTTAACTTCTGATTTTTGTCAATGGCAGATAACCAGGCACCTGTCGGAAATCGCTTCCCGGCGCTGTTCATTTTCTACCGAATGTTTTTGTTTATCGTGGTCGTAACCGGATATATCGTTTGTAACTACAATTTCCTAACGGGAGTCTGTCTGTATCAAAACGTTGTATGAATGTACAAAATTCCGACAAAAAGTTTCTTATGTTTTGGAGCAGGTTTTGGCTAGGTGGGATAGGATGTGGCCTTTATTTATTAGGCTTTTCCAGCCTTACATTTAGCTATCAACTGAAAAGTGTTGAAAAGTTAATACGAAAAAGAAAGGGTAAAGCGTTAGATTAGGAGATCGATAAAACTAACGAGACAGGGAATTTTCACAACCATACTTTAACGTTGTGCTACACCCTTCAATTGAGAAATAATAACAACTTATTTAATCGAAATAACGCAATAAGGTTGGGTTACACAAAACAATAAAAAGATGACTGCAGAAATAGGTATATTGAACAAAACAAGTATTGTTCTCGCGGCAGATAGTGCTGTGACAGTTGGAAGAGTAAAAAAAGTATTTAATAATGCCAACAAGCTATTTCCGCTATCAAAATATGAACCAATTGGCATCATGGTCTACAATAATGCGAGTTGGATGGGGATTCCATTTGAAATAATTATAAAGAGCTATACAAAGCACTTAGCGAAAAAGAGTTTTGATACATTAGTCGAATATCGTGACGACTTCATCAAATATATAAAGGACAACTACTCTGCTTTTGTCAGCTCGGAACAAATCAAAGAATTTATAGAATACAGATTGTACGATATGCTTTATGGGACAATGGAATTTTGTAAAAAACAATTTGAATTGAAATGCAAGAACACAAGTTCTGAGTTATCCCCTGCAGACAAGGACAAAATGTACGAAAAAACTTTTTTTGATATTCTTGATAGAATATCTTCAATTAAGAAAAATATTCTGCCTGATTTTAAGGAATATAAGTTGCAAGATTTCAAAAATGAATTCAAATCATATATAGATAAAATATTACCAGGTTTTTATACAAGCTACAAACTACCTCGCAAAGCACAATATACAAGCAGGATATACAAGCAACTATATCACGAACTTATTTGTGAGTTCTCTGATGAAGAGGATTACTCTGGAATTGTTATTGCTGGTTACGGAAATAATGAAATATTCCCGTCAATATGCAATGTTAAAATTGGAGAATTAGTAGCAGGTAGACTTAGATACGAATACTCTGAACCTAGTCAAGTATCACAAAACAGCACTGCTATTGTCAAACCTTTTGCACAAAGAGATATGATTGATACTTTTTTTCAAGGGATTAACCCAGATATTATTAAGGAGCTTAACAGAATAATTCCCGTCGAATTTGAAGAAATTATCGACAAGATTTCAAATAAATATGACAACGTCAATAAAGCCGATGTAAGGAGCTTTTTTAAAACAGGACTAAAACATATTAACGAAAACCTAAGGAAATTCGCTGTTGAAACATATATCAAACCGGTCATGGCGTCTGTAGGTTTTCTTAGAAAAGAAGATTTAATTGAATTGGCCGAATCCTTAATCAATATCACTTCGGTAAAAAGAAAAACAAGTGAATCATTGCAAAGTGTTGGAGGACCAGTTGATATAGCAATAATAACGAAGCATGAAGGATTTGTCTGGGTTAAAAGAAAAGATATAATCGACAGGAGTCTTAATAGTCTTTTTTACAGTAAGGAATTAAAAGAATTATAAAATACTGTGCAGAAAGTGTAAATTTTATAGCGGGGACCGCAGTCTAAAGGGCAGATTATCTCACCGATTCTTTCTGTCCTCCCGGACAGAAAATCACTCCAAAAATCCGCGACAAAAACTTATAGCAACCGTGGTCATCAATTCCATGGACTCAGAACGTTTTCCCTTTAGTGAAAGGTAAATATCACTTCAACAAAGACCTCGCAGTCCGTCGGCTGCGTTGCTCCACGAAGATACTGCATCCTTATGTGTGCCGCTCGATTTCCTCGTCGGTGTAATTCCGGATGGTAAGTAAAAATATGGTTGAGAAGTTTAAATTGGAAGGTCTATAAAAGCAAAAACCCAATAGCTTGAAAAAATCAGGGCTACTGGGAATAATCTGGTACAAATATAAGGGATATTCTGATTTAATTCAGTGCGTTGAGAAGAGATTAATTCGTCTTCCCTCTTTAAGCTACTTCAACAGAAACCTCGCAGTCCGTCGGCTACGTTGCTCCACGAAGATGCTGTAATTGTGAAATGAATCGCATTGAAAAACAACCTCGTATCAACGGCCATAATGGTTTGGTGATTTCTCGATTTTGATAAAGGCCGGCATGTGCGGCGCAGGAACGTTTCTTATTTCAATTCTGCCCCTAACATGCGCCTCGGGATTTGGTCCGAATCTTTTCCCAAGGCGTTGCCTTGGGCTGAAATAAACCGGCCTTTCAGGCCGAAAAATGAATACTATTCAAAACCTCTGTCGGGTTGCAGACCGTTAAAAGTAATGCGTCCCGGAGGGACAACTTAATTCAGCCCATGGGCAACGCCCTGGGGAAACAAAACCGTCACCTTGCTCCTTCGCCCTGAAAGGGCAGCTTATCATAATCCAATTGACTCTCCATTGCAGGAATATCACTTCCTTCGTGGTTGGAACCATATCCCTTTTTTTAATTGCCCATATAGCGTGACCGCGAAATAAATGGTTCCGCATAAACGTCGTGGAGCATTGCCTTTAGTCTATGGCAAGTTTATCATGGAGAGGCGATCAATATGTAAAAATCTTCAGATGTGAATTCATTTCAGCAAAAACCTCGCAGTCCTTCTGCTCCGTTGTTCCACAAAAATGCTACGCCCTGATGTGTGTCGCTCAATTTCTTCGTCGGTGTAATTCCGGATGGTAAGCAAATCGAGGCCGTTGTTATAGCGCACGTCAAAATCTTCCTCCAGCTCTTCCATCAGGGTTTCAAAATAGTGGTCGGGTTTGGTCACCGCCACCGACAAACTCAGCGCCGACTGCTGTACCATGTTCACCTCGATACGGTAGCCGGCCAGCGTGGAGTAGATGTGCCCGATGGAGGCTTCGCCCATAAAGGAAAAGTCCTTGGGCGAAATCGTGAGCAGCACCTGGTTCCGTTTCAGAATGAAAATCGGGGTATGTTCATCGGGATGCATTTCGTCGCCAATCACCGTCCCGATTTCGCCGGCCTGCAGGAACGACCGGACATACAGCGGGATACTCTTCTCGAACAGCGGCTTCATGGTTTTCGGGTGAATCACCTTCGCACCAAAATAGGTCAACTCCACCGCTTCCCGGTAGGTTAGCCGCTCCAGTTTCAGCGTTGCGTCGAAATACTGCGGGTCGGCATTCAGGATACCCGGCACATCTTTCCAGATGGTCACGCTTTCGGCATCCAGCAAATGGCCGAAGATAGCCGCCGTAAAGTCGGAACCTTCGCGCCCGAGCGTAGTCGTCAGGTTCGAGGTCGTCGACCCGATAAATCCCTGTGTGACGTAACATTTCTCCTCCCGGAAATCGACCGTCTCTTTGGTCAGTTCTTCCGACAGCTCATAATCGATGACGGCCTTCCGCCAGGTGTCGTCCGTACGGATGCAACCACGCGCGTCCATCCAGCGGCAGGG
This Prolixibacter sp. NT017 DNA region includes the following protein-coding sequences:
- a CDS encoding aminotransferase class I/II-fold pyridoxal phosphate-dependent enzyme; amino-acid sequence: MGNKKFDPATRIQRLENFGEYGGVNPSITDSSTFTFMDAQTMIDTFHGETEGCFLYSRHWNPSNKALSDAMAAMEGTEGAWVTGSGMSAITTVLLQLCNAGDHIVTSVTTYGGTYAFLKNYLPKFNIDVTFVNISDLESVEAAIRPNTKLIYTESVTNPMLQVSDIPRLSEITQKHDIQLVVDNTFAPMILSPYSLGADIVVYSMTKFINGKNDCVAGAICASNDFIMAISDVNDGTAMLLGPVLDPMRSSSILKNLHTLHVRMMQHSKNAMYLAKRFREIGLKFSYPGLPEHPDYELMNSIRNEEFGYGGMIAIDMETTGRAARLMELMQKRGVGYHAVSLGYFKTLFSNSGSSTSSEVPEEVQHAMGMSPGLVRFSVGLDHDIESTYNLIHSCLKDLKFI
- a CDS encoding C40 family peptidase, coding for MNKIWYILLLAFLAACSSPAEQENVQKVISSVQEKYAPDHREALFQVTSEKRGDEVILKGETNLPDAKFELMNTLGDNGVKTVDSIEVLPQKQLGDRNWALVNLSVANIRSNPRHSAELATQALLGTPVRVLKKHHGWYYIQTPDNYLGWVDSWGIHRENEAGMNQWRNAKRVIFTADYGLIRTQPDATSQPVSDVVMGCILEQTATNGKYAEVSFPDGRKGYLPQSELRNFTEWENNVKPDRAAICKLAHLFVGRPYLWGGTSPKAMDCSGFVKTVYFNFGIILARDASLMVRHGKPVTLKNAKPGDLLFFGYHGKNGPRVTHTGLYLGEMNIEHSAGRVRLSSLDSTKSNYFTYAPGYMVGMRDVIDSIDTKGIVSVKNHPWY
- a CDS encoding enolase C-terminal domain-like protein yields the protein MQTNRRNFLKAGLLTGAGVAAAPVLQSCRSTEKRNNMKPGDRLEFSFQPYELQLKHVFTLASSSRTTTPVMLTKIRFGDYVGYGEASMPPYLGESHETAAAFYRKLNLTQFNDPMRMEEIIDYVDNIAPGNHAAKCSIDIALHDLVGKMLDEPWYRLWGFSKEKAPSTSFTIGIDTPEVVKEKTREAAGFNILKIKLGRGTDREIIKAVRSVTDVPVCVDVNQGWEDKQEALDMVHFLNENGCVFVEQPMPKDQPDDVAWLTENSPLPIMADEAVQDLADMKKIYGVYSGVNIKLEKCGGLRHAHMMMNTARTLDMKVMIGCMTATSCAVTAGAQLSPFVDWADLDGNLLIKNDVFEGLKVEKGKIVLPDAPGIGIQKVSDIDI
- a CDS encoding transglutaminase family protein; its protein translation is MQKLLFLLVLAVITSACQTPVQKKVEVKDLKQMVHEGHFKKASSLIDSLVKSGALTGKDSAKAVYLKDLMHRIKLDFSKSEKQVREELHRYYPSLTDSQMNAWEQTGALEMRLIDGQKRFFRNAVPNLFRIDSAEAKVKLKVDGPAIDATREFCKVYDKKIVEAGKPLTKHFEFTYTITVKPNEVPCGQVVRCWLPFPRISEPRQDDVKLLSTSQKDFQLAVNKDNLQRSLYMEQFARQDSPVVFSYKASFDTHTQLVSLNPAEAEPYDTTTALYRNYTAQRPPQIIFSDDIRKLTNQIVGEEANPIVKARKIFNWIDSNIPWASALEYSTFDNIPEYVLKYRHGDCGMQTLLFMTMARFAGVPAKWQSGWMIYPVELNLHDWCEVYFEGIGWVPVDPSFGRLNVPQEAVRNFYFGGYDGYRMIVNDGFSQPFTPAKEFPRSEPIDFQRGEVEWSGGNLYFDQWNYHMDIKEVK
- a CDS encoding DUF6261 family protein; its protein translation is MKKYILKSLLTVDNTIYLSENLLRIIKALLETDSRLKVLSDKLVAAYNRMVINKKRNSASALTQKKAELDQRRDQGFISLRDILHGMAVGLIPENAEKALSLYRVFEGVGTTSYAAGYKDQTASLSSLFSELDKPERQTALTDLALLPYYEALKTAEDDFVEVDKQKLDESTENEQKYEPALEIMVDMVSALTDLVGYMELSSTLDAATYGDAFNQIVTVINEVNATARARQTSKESDTVEEIEN